The region AAACCAGTCACTGATCCAACTGGCCCAGACTGAACTCTGGacacctgagagagagagagcgcacaGGAACTCGGACCTGTCCTCAGCAGGACACCTGCTATGAGCCAACATCCATTGTCATCTGGCCCCAGCTAGCGCCCTGCTTCAGAACCCCTGCGacagaagagaaagctgaggctctcACTTTTCCTGACCTCTTGTGGCATCATTTGAAACCTTCAGGGGAATTTGGTCCTGGAAATGAGGTTTCTAATAACTTTTTTCAATCACACCCAATCCTGAGAACTGAATTAGACAAAACAAATTTCTGACTTCCAGAAATATACTCACATTTTGGATAATTCCACAGAATTCTCAGGGCCCTCAGAGAAATGCTTTACCCTCagagaaaatgttatataatgtTATAGTACCCGCGTGTCTTGGCTTCTCAGCTTTGCGTGCTGAAGGCAGCACCCGGAGGAAAAACCAGGGCCTGCCGGCTGCTCACTAGTGGGGGGCCGAGGACACAGGGCCTGGCCAAGGCTGCCGCAAAGGAAGCGTGGGGTTTGCTTGCAGTTCAGAAGTTTATTAGTGAATGTGTTTGGGCCAGCCAGTGTTTACACGCTTGGTCACTGCAGCATAGTGTACTGCCTGCAGATGGGGAGAGGGCTTGCTGCTCTGCTGGTCACTGGTGATGTCACCCCAAGAGAATGATGGGCTTCTCTCCTGGGTCCAAGGTACCAGGGCTTGGAGCCAGTGCCATCAGAGAGACCCCACTTCTGTCTCCAGTGCCTGGGCTGGGGGGATGAGGGTTTTTAAGATCTCCGTGTAGTAGGGGCCAAACACCTGCTGATTATGGTGTGTTAAGTTGACGAACTTTTGGCCCAGTTCTGCCAGCTCTGCCTCAATGAGGGTAAGGCCTCCAGGGAGGTCTAGCAGAGACCGCTGCACACCAAGAACCAAACAGCATTTGAGGAACAAGTGGATCCGCTGATCTGTGAGCAGGAATAGACAGTGAGAAGGGAAAGAGCAAACAACTTTCAGGGAGAAACACTGCCCCCTGCACTCTACTCACCCAAGTTCAAAGTTAACTGAGATATTCACTGACCTCCCCACTCACCTAGACATAAggaaatttgttttgtttgggaaGGGGGCTGCTACCTAACTCCCAAGGACAAAGCAAAGATCCAAAACTAGTGGGCTAGCACATTTCTATTCAAAAGATTCCTTAAGTATTCATCAGTTAAATCCTGGTATTTGACATAACAGGAGGATCTTTGACTGACCCTTCAGATGGCTGAGGTTAAGAGCAAGGTCAAGTTCATGGCCACCATTCCAACATGGGACAGGGGAAATCCCTGCTTTGGGAACATGTCCTCCAGCCCAATTCGGCATCAACTTCTTGTTGGCAGGGAGTGGGTGTCACATGTCTTCGACTGCAGCCAAAAATGACCCAGAAGGCCAGGGATGACTTAACCAGATTGGCTGGACAGTATGCCACACCTAGAAGCCATGAATTCCCGGTACAAATCTTCCTTCAACCATAGAGTCAGTCTTTAAACTAAAAGGGATATATTTTCAACCCGGCATTAGGCAAAAACTAAAGCCTACACAGTGACTTGCCCAATCATCATGCCCTTTATGGTTAAATGGTTCGGTAAGCACCTTCCGGGGGGGGATTGGCTCTCCCCTCAGCATTCCCACCACCCCACAGGCATGCTCACCAATGACACTGTGGACACAGTTCTCCTTCTTGGTGATGTTCTGGAGCTCTCCTATCAGCGATGCTGTGCTGTCGCTGCTCAGAGCAGCAAGGCCCATGTTCTTGAGGCTCTGATGGATTTCCTGAGACACCTGTTCACCCACAGTCAGCATAGCCTCCTCCTCAGGCCTAGACCGTGAAGGAGTTTAAGCTGGTACCCAGGGGTGGCCCTGAGCCCCAAAGCTCCACACCAGAAGTCAGGCCCATGTGAGGGAGATGCCCAGCCACCCTTCTGCCCTCACCCCAGgtcctggaagcacagagcccaGTGGGCAGGGTCAGTGTCTTCACTGTTACCCTCCAGATACTGACTTCTTTCTCTGTATGATACCATGCTCTTCTTCTTAGAAAACAAGATAAACTATAAAATCAACTCTGGACAAGGGTTTCGTATCCACTCAGTATTCTTTAGCCCCATGGGATTTATTTACATATGCACATTTTTAACACTTTCTTGGACATTTTCCATGGTCATTTGTCCTACTCTCACCAATTACAATGACAAACCCGGCCTTCTGATTCCGCTTTTTCCTTTGGTGTGACACCCCGCACTCAGTGGATAGTCAATCAACATTGCTGACCGACTGGCCGACTCCTGGAGATACGTACGACCAGCCCACTCAACTAGATAAAGATTCTTCTGTAGCAAGCAAGATAATGAATCATTTCATAGTAAACTATCCTCCATACTACCCTTTTggaagaaagttttatttttctttgttacaaGCCTCAAGGCCACTTATGGAAAGATACCAACAATCTTTGTGAATGATTCCAAAGGGCCTTTCTGTGGTTTGTTGTGGAACATAAGGCATCCTTCATTACCTGCCTGTGCCTTCATATCACCTATCGTTACTCTAAAAAAGATCTATGCAACTCACCTGGACTTAAACTCCTCCATCAGGGCTTTGGTGATGCGTTTCAGCTTATCCATAAACTGAGGCGAACCAAACAGAACGCTGCCAGAGAAACTGCTGGCCACTAGCAAGACCGAGGCCAGGATGGTTAACTGGCGCAGCTGGGCCTCCAGCTCCTGCAGCTGGGCTCTGTCAATCAGCAGGGTCTGGGGAAGCAGGCAGAGCGGGCTGTCAGGAGAAGAGGGTCCCCATGCAAGTTCTCAGTCCCAGACAACAAGGCAAGGCCCCCCACAGTCCTACCTCAGGGAACTCTGCATCTTCAGGGTCCCAGAGGAGGAGGTTC is a window of Physeter macrocephalus isolate SW-GA chromosome 18, ASM283717v5, whole genome shotgun sequence DNA encoding:
- the TCP11 gene encoding T-complex protein 11 homolog isoform X2, with translation MNLLKQEAEHGALNVPHLSKYILNVMTLLCAPVRDEAVQKLENITDPVRLLRGIFQVLGLMKMDMVNYTIQSLQPQLQEHSVQYERAKFQELLNKQPSLLDHTTKWLTRAAADLSTPPPSCPDTPDSSSVVCPSPSEAANSPEPLNPKMVLSQGFLNLLLWDPEDAEFPETLLIDRAQLQELEAQLRQLTILASVLLVASSFSGSVLFGSPQFMDKLKRITKALMEEFKSRPEEEAMLTVGEQVSQEIHQSLKNMGLAALSSDSTASLIGELQNITKKENCVHSVIVSIPAHRSADPLVPQMLFGSWCAAVSARPPWRPYPH